A genomic region of Miscanthus floridulus cultivar M001 chromosome 3, ASM1932011v1, whole genome shotgun sequence contains the following coding sequences:
- the LOC136542097 gene encoding 3-hydroxy-3-methylglutaryl-coenzyme A reductase 3-like has protein sequence MEVRRRVPPPHGSAPRRQPATGGEGERVRVQAGDALPLPIRHTNLIFSALFAASLVYLMRRWREKIRSSTPLHVVSLAEIFAICGLVASLIYLLSFFGIAFVQSVVSNSDDEEDYIIDSRHKQARAAAAPCALLGSPAAAPEKMPEEDEEIVAAVVAGKIPSYVLETRLGDCRRAAGIRREALRRITGRDMDGLPLDGFDYASILGQCCELPVGYVQLPVGVAGPLLLDGRRLYVPMATTEGCLVASTNRGCKAIAESGGASSVVLKDGMTRAPAVRFPSARRAAELKAFLEDPANFDTLAVVFNRSSRFGRLQGVKCAIAGRNLYMRFSCSTGDAMGMNMVSKGVQNVLDYLQADFPDMDVISISGNFCSDKKSAAVNWIDGRGKSVVCEAVIKEEVVKKVLKTNVQALVELNVIKNLAGSAVAGALGGFNAHASNIVTAIFIATGQDPAQNVESSQCITMLEAINDGKDLHISVTMPSIEVGTVGGGTQLAPQSACLDLLGVKGANRESPGSNARLLATVVASAVLAGELSLISAQAAGHLVQSHMKYNRSSKDMSKALAEATADKPKKC, from the exons ATGGAGGTCCGCCGCAGGGTTCCACCGCCGCACGGGAGCGCCCCGCGGCGCCAGCCGGCGACCGGGGGCGAGGGGGAGCGGGTGCGTGTGCAGGCGGGGGACGCGCTGCCGCTGCCGATCCGGCACACGAACCTCATCTTCTCGGCGCTGTTCGCCGCGTCTCTGGTGTACCTGATGCGACGGTGGCGGGAGAAGATCCGTTCCTCCACGCCACTCCACGTGGTCTCCCTCGCCGAGATCTTCGCCATCTGCGGCCTCGTGGCGTCGCTCATCTACCTCCTCAGCTTCTTCGGGATCGCCTTCGTGCAGTCCGTCGTCTCCAACAGCGACGACGAGGAGGACTACATCATCGACTCCCGCCACAAgcaggcgcgggcggcggcggccccgTGCGCTCTGCTGGGGagccccgccgccgcgcccgaGAAAAtgccggaggaggacgaggagatcgTGGCCGCGGTTGTCGCAGGGAAGATCCCGTCCTACGTGCTGGAGACTAGGCTGGGAGATTGCCGCCGGGCCGCCGGGATCAGGCGGGAGGCGCTGCGCCGGATCACCGGGAGGGACATGGACGGGCTCCCACTCGACGGGTTCGACTACGCGTCCATCCTCGGCCAGTGCTGCGAGCTGCCGGTGGGGTACGTCCAGCTTCCCGTGGGCGTCGCCGGCCCGCTCCTGCTCGACGGCCGCCGCCTCTACGTACCAATGGCCACCACCGAGGGCTGCCTCGTCGCCAGCACGAACCGCGGATGCAAGGCCATTGCCGAGTCCGGTGGCGCCTCTAGTGTCGTGCTCAAGGACGGGATGACGCGAGCCCCGGCCGTCCGGTTCCCGTCTGCACGCCGCGCCGCCGAGCTCAAGGCCTTCTTGGAGGACCCAGCCAACTTTGACACCCTGGCTGTGGTGTTTAACAG ATCGAGCAGATTTGGAAGGCTGCAGGGAGTGAAGTGTGCGATTGCAGGGAGGAACCTGTACATGAGGTTCAGCTGCAGCACAGGGGATGCCATGGGGATGAACATGGTCTCCAAAGGTGTACAGAACGTGCTGGACTACCTCCAGGCTGACTTCCCTGATATGGATGTCATCAGCATATCAG GTAACTTCTGTTCTGACAAGAAGTCAGCTGCTGTGAACTGGATTGATGGCCGTGGGAAGTCGGTGGTTTGTGAGGCAGTAATCAAGGAAGAAGTTGTGAAAAAGGTTCTCAAGACAAACGTTCAGGCTCTCGTAGAATTGAACGTGATCAAGAACCTTGCTGGTTCAGCTGTTGCTGGAGCTCTTGGGGGTTTCAATGCCCATGCAAGTAACATTGTGACAGCCATCTTCATTGCCACTGGTCAGGACCCTGCACAGAACGTGGAGAGTTCCCAGTGCATCACGATGTTAGAAGCTATAAATGATGGCAAAGATCTCCACATCTCCGTTACTATGCCATCAATTGAG GTTGGCACAGTTGGTGGAGGCACGCAACTGGCCCCACAGTCTGCCTGCTTGGACCTGCTTGGCGTCAAAGGTGCTAACAGGGAATCTCCAGGGTCCAACGCGAGGCTCTTGGCCACGGTGGTTGCCAGTGCGGTCCTAGCTGGGGAGCTGTCCCTCATCTCTGCGCAGGCCGCTGGCCATCTGGTTCAGAGCCACATGAAATACAACAGATCCAGCAAAGATATGTCCAAGGCCCTTGCAGAGGCAACAGCAGACAAACCCAAGAAATGC